Proteins co-encoded in one Gossypium arboreum isolate Shixiya-1 chromosome 11, ASM2569848v2, whole genome shotgun sequence genomic window:
- the LOC108471903 gene encoding putative disease resistance RPP13-like protein 1 has product MILKVKEITDRLNSLTTRRSRLGLSDILSQAPTSKGKHPRLQPTSVLDGIVEYVGRHKEKTEMIELLKGDTSNGVSVLSIVGMGGMGKTTLAQLVYNDATINEYFDHKAWVCVSENFDAVNITRTILKSIDPDSRDENDLNLLQVKLKEKLSWKRFLLILDNIWNENYNDWTILRSPFKPGTHIIVTTRLQIVSCIVDPLKAFHLDKLSDDNCLSIFTQHALKARNFNGHLQFKEIGEKIVRRCKGLPLATKAIGSLLRTVKYHREWERIYESEIWNLPEKQCGIIPALRLSYHHLPSYLKRCFAYCSILPKDYEFKEEEIILLWRAEGLLQQKAMPQIKDLENQYF; this is encoded by the coding sequence ATGATTCTAAAGGTGAAAGAGATCACTGATAGACTGAATAGTTTGACTACTCGAAGAAGTAGATTGGGGTTGAGTGACATCTTGTCTCAAGCTCCAACCTCCAAGGGAAAGCATCCCAGGCTGCAACCCACTTCCGTACTGGATGGAATTGTAGAGTATGTCGGTAGACACAAGGAGAAGACAGAAATGATTGAGTTGCTCAAAGGTGATACCTCTAATGGAGTTTCAGTCCTTTCCATCGTCGGCATGGGAGGGATGGGTAAAACAACTCTTGCTCAGCTTGTTTACAACGATGCCACCATCAACGAGTATTTTGACCACAAGGCCTGGGTATGCGTTTCTGAGAATTTTGATGCAGTTAATATAACCAGGACAATTTTAAAATCCATCGATCCTGACTCTCGTGATGAGAATGACTTGAATTTACTTCAAGTTAAGTTGAAGGAGAAGTTATCTTGGAAAAGATTCTTGCTCATTTTAGATAACATTTGGAACGAGAATTATAATGATTGGACCATCTTACGGTCTCCGTTTAAACCAGGGACCCATATTATTGTAACCACTCGTCTTCAAATTGTTTCATGTATAGTGGATCCGCTCAAAGCTTTTCATTTGGATAAATTATCAGATGATAATTGTTTATCCATATTTACACAGCATGCATTAAAAGCAAGAAATTTCAATGGACATCTCCAGTTTAAAGAAATTGGAGAGAAAATTGTTAGAAGGTGTAAAGGTTTACCTTTGGCTACAAAAGCCATTGGAAGCTTACTTCGCACAGTTAAATATCATAGAGAATGGGAAAGAATATACGAGAGTGAGATATGGAACTTACCAGAAAAGCAGTGTGGCATAATTCCAGCTTTGCGATTAAGCTACCATCATCTTCCATCATACTTGAAACGATGTTTTGCATATTGTTCCATACTTCCTAAAGATTATGAATTTAAGGAAGAAGAAATTATCTTGTTATGGAGAGCAGAAGGTCTCTTGCAACAAAAAGCTATGCCTCAAATAAAAGATCTCGAAAATCAATATTTTTAA